From Polaribacter butkevichii, a single genomic window includes:
- a CDS encoding tetratricopeptide repeat protein, translating into MKKLFLLIFLTISSIGYTQNDYLLGESYYREGEYEKAAQVFKKLYASSPFNTSYLSRLISCYQETGQFLDVETLLKDKLKKHAEQGFLYVYLGYNYERQQLKEQAQDNYNLALKTIDKNPSFAGIIGRIFKDYNLLDNAILAYEKAMTKNENANYSFQIAQIYGEKGDYKKMFEAYMNLVDKDDQYFSLVQRYTSKYITDDSENEANIVFRKTLLKKSASNPKNVWNVLLSWLFTQQKQYNKALIQEKALYQRNPDDLTAIFRLGKIAFENTSYKDAKACFDFVTEKSTFNEEKIAASLYLAKIAVATKNPDTEKLFAALFNEFGKNTATIKLQVAYADFLTFQKNKPNKAKEVLEAAINFSSSKFDKARIKLKLGDILVFTGNYNKALIYFSQIQTQLKNHELAQQARFKVAQTSYFKGDFTWAKAQLKVLKSSTTQMIANDALELFLKITDNEPVDSIPSGLKQLAKAELLSYQNKNEEALAELQSLFTPKNVFANGLTLGDVIYDDVLFFKAKLLIKQKKYEEAIISFTKIITADNQGIYADDVYYEIAQLYNNQLNNPEKASEYYQKIIFDYSSSIYLVDARNKYRKLRGDKLL; encoded by the coding sequence ATGAAAAAACTCTTTTTACTTATTTTCCTTACTATTAGTAGTATTGGCTACACTCAAAACGATTATTTGTTGGGAGAAAGTTATTACAGAGAAGGAGAATATGAAAAAGCAGCACAAGTATTTAAAAAACTATATGCTAGTAGTCCTTTTAATACATCGTACTTAAGTAGATTGATTTCTTGTTATCAAGAAACAGGCCAATTTTTAGACGTAGAAACATTATTAAAAGACAAACTAAAAAAACATGCTGAACAAGGATTTTTATATGTCTATTTAGGCTATAACTACGAAAGACAACAATTAAAAGAGCAAGCACAAGACAACTATAATTTGGCTTTAAAAACTATTGATAAAAACCCTTCTTTTGCTGGAATTATAGGCCGTATTTTTAAAGACTACAACTTGTTAGATAACGCTATTTTAGCGTATGAAAAAGCAATGACTAAGAATGAAAACGCTAATTATAGTTTTCAAATTGCACAGATTTATGGTGAAAAAGGCGATTACAAAAAAATGTTTGAAGCTTACATGAATTTGGTTGATAAAGATGACCAATACTTTAGTCTTGTTCAAAGATATACCAGTAAATACATTACCGATGATTCTGAAAATGAAGCCAACATTGTTTTTAGAAAAACATTATTAAAAAAATCTGCAAGCAACCCTAAAAATGTGTGGAATGTGTTGTTAAGTTGGCTATTTACCCAACAAAAACAGTACAATAAAGCATTGATACAAGAAAAAGCATTGTACCAAAGAAATCCTGACGATTTAACTGCAATTTTTAGATTAGGAAAAATAGCTTTTGAGAACACCAGTTACAAGGACGCAAAGGCTTGTTTTGATTTTGTTACCGAAAAATCGACCTTTAATGAAGAAAAAATTGCGGCATCTTTATACCTCGCAAAAATTGCAGTTGCCACAAAGAACCCAGACACAGAAAAGTTATTTGCTGCTCTTTTTAACGAATTTGGAAAAAATACAGCAACCATAAAATTACAAGTAGCATATGCAGATTTTTTAACTTTTCAGAAAAATAAACCTAATAAAGCTAAAGAAGTTTTAGAAGCTGCTATCAATTTTTCTAGTTCTAAATTTGATAAGGCAAGAATAAAATTAAAATTAGGAGATATTTTGGTGTTTACAGGCAACTACAACAAAGCATTAATTTATTTTTCTCAAATTCAGACGCAACTTAAAAACCACGAATTAGCACAACAAGCACGTTTTAAAGTAGCCCAAACAAGTTATTTTAAAGGCGATTTTACATGGGCTAAAGCTCAATTAAAAGTACTAAAGAGTTCTACAACACAAATGATTGCTAATGACGCTTTAGAGCTGTTTTTAAAGATTACAGACAATGAACCTGTAGATTCTATTCCTTCTGGATTAAAACAGCTAGCAAAGGCAGAATTACTATCTTATCAGAATAAAAATGAGGAAGCATTGGCGGAGTTACAAAGCTTATTTACTCCTAAAAACGTTTTTGCAAACGGATTAACTCTAGGTGATGTTATTTACGATGATGTGTTATTTTTTAAAGCAAAATTACTCATCAAACAAAAAAAATATGAGGAAGCTATCATCAGTTTTACTAAAATTATTACCGCAGATAACCAAGGAATTTATGCCGATGATGTGTATTATGAAATTGCCCAATTGTATAATAATCAATTAAACAATCCAGAAAAGGCGTCAGAATATTATCAAAAGATTATTTTTGATTATTCTTCTAGTATTTATCTAGTAGATGCCAGAAATAAATATCGAAAATTAAGAGGAGATAAACTTTTGTAA
- a CDS encoding bifunctional riboflavin kinase/FAD synthetase, with the protein MDTIQNISNFSTSEKTYVTIGTFDGVHFGHQKIIDKLVLEAKKANKKSVLLTFFPHPRMVLQKDNSLELINTIEERAELLKKTGLDYLIIHPFSREFSRMTALEFVRDVLVNKLNISKLIIGYDHHFGKNREGNIVQLTEYSHLYDFIVEEIPAQDIDDVSVSSTKIRQALAEGSLKTANNYLGYNFMLSGTVVNGKHLGGTIGFPTANIDVKENYKLIPKTGVYVVKSTLDNKTVFGMMNIGSRPTVDGSYQTIEVHFFDFNQDLYNQYLTIELLYFLRDEEKFSSIDALIVQLKKDEQTARDYIKENL; encoded by the coding sequence TTGGATACAATTCAGAATATTTCTAATTTTTCTACTTCAGAAAAAACATACGTAACCATTGGTACTTTTGATGGGGTACATTTTGGGCATCAAAAAATTATTGACAAGCTTGTTTTAGAAGCTAAAAAAGCCAATAAAAAATCGGTGTTGCTTACTTTTTTTCCACACCCAAGAATGGTGTTACAAAAAGACAATTCTTTAGAGTTGATTAACACGATTGAAGAACGTGCAGAATTGCTTAAAAAAACAGGTTTAGATTACTTAATTATTCATCCTTTTAGTAGGGAATTCTCTAGAATGACGGCCTTAGAGTTTGTACGTGATGTTTTGGTAAATAAACTTAATATATCTAAATTAATTATTGGTTACGATCATCATTTTGGTAAAAATAGAGAAGGAAACATTGTTCAGCTTACTGAATACAGTCATTTATATGATTTTATTGTAGAAGAAATTCCGGCACAAGACATTGATGATGTTTCTGTAAGTTCTACCAAAATTAGACAAGCTTTAGCAGAAGGAAGTTTAAAAACCGCCAACAATTATTTAGGTTATAATTTTATGTTAAGTGGTACTGTTGTAAACGGAAAACATTTAGGCGGAACAATTGGCTTTCCAACAGCCAATATTGATGTAAAAGAAAACTATAAACTAATACCAAAAACAGGGGTTTATGTTGTGAAATCTACCCTTGATAATAAAACTGTTTTTGGAATGATGAATATTGGTAGTAGACCAACGGTTGATGGAAGCTACCAAACTATTGAAGTACATTTTTTTGATTTTAACCAAGATTTATACAACCAATACCTTACCATTGAATTGCTTTATTTTTTACGAGATGAAGAAAAGTTTAGTTCTATAGATGCTTTAATTGTTCAGCTTAAAAAAGACGAACAAACTGCTAGAGATTATATAAAAGAGAATCTTTAA
- the serS gene encoding serine--tRNA ligase: protein MLQVQFIRDNKETVLAGLAKRNFANAETIIEQVLTADENRRATQVELDNTLAESNKMSKEIGGFFKSGEVQKANLLKEKTVQLKEKSKELGERFNTYAEELQTLLYQIPNIPHASVKAGTSEEDNEKIFSEGTIPDLGENALPHWELAKKYDIIDFELGNKITGAGFPVYKGKGARLQRALINYFLDKNTKAGYTEVQVPHLVNTESATATGQLPDKDGQMYHATVDDLYLIPTAEIPITNMFRGNLMQESEFPITVTGYTPCFRREAGSYGAHVRGLNRLHQFDKVEIVRIEHPDNSYNALNDMVEHIKDILRDLKLPYRILRLCGGDTGFTSALTFDFEVFSTAQDRWLEISSASNFETFQANRLKLRFKNKEGKSELAHTLNGSSLALPRVLAGILENYQTADGIKIPDALVPYCGFDIID from the coding sequence ATGTTACAAGTACAATTTATTAGAGACAACAAAGAAACTGTTTTAGCAGGGTTAGCAAAACGTAATTTTGCCAATGCAGAAACTATTATTGAGCAAGTTTTAACTGCAGATGAAAATAGAAGAGCTACTCAGGTTGAGTTAGACAATACGTTGGCAGAATCTAATAAAATGTCCAAAGAGATTGGTGGCTTTTTTAAGTCGGGAGAAGTGCAAAAAGCAAATCTATTAAAAGAAAAAACGGTTCAGTTAAAAGAAAAATCTAAAGAACTTGGTGAGCGTTTTAATACGTATGCAGAAGAATTACAAACACTTTTGTATCAAATACCAAACATACCGCATGCTTCTGTAAAAGCAGGAACTTCTGAAGAGGATAATGAGAAAATTTTTAGTGAAGGAACGATTCCAGATTTAGGAGAAAATGCATTACCTCACTGGGAATTAGCTAAGAAATACGATATTATAGATTTTGAATTAGGTAATAAAATTACAGGTGCTGGTTTTCCGGTTTATAAAGGAAAAGGTGCAAGATTACAACGTGCTTTAATCAATTATTTTTTAGATAAAAATACCAAAGCTGGTTATACAGAAGTGCAAGTACCACATTTGGTAAATACAGAATCTGCTACTGCAACGGGTCAATTGCCAGATAAAGACGGACAAATGTATCATGCTACAGTAGACGATTTATATTTAATTCCTACTGCAGAAATTCCTATTACCAATATGTTCCGTGGTAATTTAATGCAAGAATCAGAATTTCCAATAACAGTTACAGGTTACACGCCTTGTTTTAGACGTGAAGCAGGTAGTTATGGTGCACACGTTCGTGGATTAAATAGATTGCACCAGTTTGATAAAGTAGAAATTGTACGAATTGAGCATCCAGATAATTCTTATAATGCTTTAAATGATATGGTAGAGCATATTAAAGATATTTTAAGAGACTTAAAATTACCTTACAGAATTTTACGTTTGTGTGGTGGAGATACTGGTTTTACCTCTGCCTTAACGTTCGATTTTGAAGTGTTTTCTACAGCACAAGATAGATGGCTAGAAATTAGTTCTGCATCTAACTTTGAAACTTTTCAGGCAAATAGATTAAAACTTCGTTTTAAAAATAAAGAAGGAAAAAGCGAATTAGCGCATACCTTAAACGGAAGTTCTTTGGCTTTACCGCGTGTTTTAGCCGGTATTTTAGAGAACTACCAAACAGCAGACGGAATTAAAATTCCAGATGCTTTGGTACCTTATTGTGGGTTCGATATTATAGATTAG